Proteins encoded by one window of Cucurbita pepo subsp. pepo cultivar mu-cu-16 chromosome LG14, ASM280686v2, whole genome shotgun sequence:
- the LOC111810683 gene encoding dehydrin DHN3-like: MAHYQNQYSAQSGADQYGNPIRQTDEYGNVISDTAQHVDPLRRTDEFRGTDQYGNPIHRTDQHGVGDPTGRTGTGTGTGMYEGGGGGQQQQQRGGMFHHDKPVSTGGSVGYTTGEQGERHEKKGMMEKIKEKLPGGNQ; the protein is encoded by the coding sequence atggcACATTACCAGAACCAGTACAGCGCACAATCTGGCGCCGACCAGTACGGCAACCCAATTCGCCAGACCGATGAATACGGCAACGTCATTTCCGACACCGCACAGCACGTCGACCCACTTCGCCGGACGGACGAATTCCGTGGGACCGACCAGTATGGCAACCCAATTCATCGGACCGACCAGCACGGTGTCGGTGACCCAACTGGACGCACTGGCACAGGCACTGGCACTGGAATGTATGAAGGAGGCGGCGGAgggcagcagcagcagcagaggGGTGGAATGTTTCATCATGATAAGCCGGTATCGACGGGGGGATCGGTCGGGTACACGACGGGGGAGCAGGGGGAGCGTCATGAGAAGAAAGGGATGATGGAGAAGATTAAGGAGAAGCTTCCGGGAGGAAACCAATGA
- the LOC111809796 gene encoding bZIP transcription factor 44-like, whose translation MASTVGSPSKSLSSDEDLRQIVDPRKRKRMISNRESARRSRMRKQKQLDDLTSQASLLKTENEQIAVNFNFTTQLYLNLEAENSVLRAQMAELRHRLDSLNEIISFIKSSTRNLYDCEEHDEVCEIDGVVDSWGIPFLNQPIMAAGDMFMC comes from the coding sequence ATGGCGTCTACTGTCGGAAGTCCGTCTAAATCTCTGAGCTCCGACGAAGATCTGCGGCAGATCGTGGATccgaggaagaggaagagaatgaTATCGAATCGAGAATCTGCTCGCCGATCTAGGATGCGAAAACAGAAGCAGCTCGACGATCTGACGTCTCAGGCCAGCCTACTCAAAACAGAGAATGAGCAAATCGCtgtcaatttcaatttcaccaCCCAACTTTACCTGAATCTGGAGGCGGAGAACTCGGTTCTCCGAGCCCAGATGGCGGAGCTCCGCCATAGATTGGACTCATTAAACGAAATCATAAGCTTTATAAAGTCGAGTACTAGAAATCTGTATGATTGTGAGGAACATGATGAAGTTTGTGAGATTGATGGGGTTGTTGATTCTTGGGGGATTCCCTTTCTCAACCAGCCAATCATGGCGGCTGGTGATATGTTTATGTGTTGA
- the LOC111810682 gene encoding pentatricopeptide repeat-containing protein At5g44230 — protein MIGLSRNFSTVCKLSHLQPSQTQATSNFIPFSQLQQQRKLLEWRLISILHDCTDFSQIKQVHGQIICNGLSQCSYVLTKLIRMLSKVDVPMDCYPRLVFGQVNYPNPFLWTAMIRGYALQGPFTESINLYTNMRRNGVSPVSFTFSALFKACGASLNLDLGRQVHAQTILIGGFASDLYVGNTMIDMYVKCGVLGCGRKVFDEMSERDVVSWTELIVAYAKFGDMESARGLFDELPLKDMVAWTAMVTGYAQNARPKEALEYFQKMQDVGIETDEVTLVGVISACAQLGAVKYANWIRDIAERSGFGSYENVMVGSALIDMYSKCGSPDEAYKVFEGMKERNVFSYSSMIVGYAMHGRAHSALQLFHEMLKTEITPNKVTFIGVLSACSHAGMVEQGRQLFAKMEKYFNVTPSPDHYACMVDLLGRGGCLEEALELIETMPMEPHGGVWGALLGACRIHGNPDIARVAADQLFKLEPDGIGNYILLSNIYASAGRWDEVSKLRKVIRAKGLKKNPGCSWFEGKKGDIHEFFADDATHQRSSEIRQALRQLLERLRAHGYKPNLSSVPYDLTDDEKERILMSHSEKLALAYGLLCTEAGETITIMKNLRICEDCHNVMCAASEITGREIIIRDNMRFHHFHNGTCSCGNFW, from the coding sequence ATGATTGGTCTCTCCCGCAACTTCTCCACAGTCTGCAAGCTTAGTCATTTACAGCCCAGCCAGACACAGGCGACGTCAAATTTCATACCCTTTTCTCAGCTTCAACAGCAGCGGAAGCTCTTAGAATGGCGACTCATAAGTATTCTCCACGACTGCACGGACTTTTCTCAAATCAAGCAAGTTCATGGCCAAATCATTTGCAATGGCTTGAGTCAATGCTCTTACGTCCTCACCAAACTCATTCGCATGCTTTCGAAGGTAGATGTCCCAATGGATTGCTACCCACGTCTGGTTTTTGGACAGGTTAATTACCCCAACCCCTTTCTTTGGACTGCCATGATTCGTGGGTATGCCCTTCAAGGACCCTTCACTGAGTCTATTAACTTGTATACTAACATGAGGAGAAATGGCGTCAGTCCTGTTTCGTTTACGTTTTCTGCGCTTTTTAAGGCTTGTGGGGCTTCTCTTAATTTGGATTTGGGTAGGCAGGTGCATGCTCAGACGATTTTGATTGGGGGTTTCGCTTCTGATTTATATGTTGGTAATACGATGATTGATATGTATGTGAAATGTGGGGTTTTGGGTTGTGGGCGGAAGGTGTTCGATGAAATGTCTGAGAGAGATGTGGTTTCATGGACTGAGCTGATTGTTGCGTATGCGAAGTTTGGGGACATGGAATCTGCTAGGGGCCTGTTTGATGAATTGCCTTTGAAGGATATGGTGGCATGGACTGCAATGGTCACTGGTTATGCCCAAAATGCTAGACCAAAGGAGGCATTGGAGTATTTTCAGAAGATGCAGGATGTCGGTATCGAGACCGATGAAGTTACACTTGTTGGTGTCATCTCAGCCTGTGCACAATTGGGTGCAGTTAAATATGCTAACTGGATTAGAGACATTGCTGAAAGATCAGGCTTTGGATCTTATGAAAATGTAATGGTGGGATCTGCTCTTATCGATATGTATTCTAAATGTGGCAGTCCTGATGAGGCATACAAAGTTTTTGAAGGAATGAAGGAAAGAAATGTGTTCTCGTATAGTTCAATGATTGTGGGATACGCTATGCATGGTCGCGCTCATTCCGCTTTGCAGTTGTTCCATGAGATGTTAAAGACTGAGATCACGCCAAATAAGGTTACTTTCATTGGGGTGCTTTCAGCGTGTAGCCATGCCGGTATGGTCGAACAAGGTCGACAGCTATTTGCTAAGATGGAAAAGTATTTTAACGTAACGCCTTCACCCGATCATTATGCGTGTATGGTTGATCTCCTTGGTCGAGGTGGATGTTTGGAAGAAGCTCTTGAACTCATTGAAACCATGCCAATGGAACCCCATGGAGGTGTATGGGGAGCACTGCTTGGAGCTTGCCGCATCCATGGGAATCCCGACATTGCTCGGGTAGCTGCCGATCAATTATTCAAGCTAGAACCAGATGGTATAGGGAACTACATTCTGCTATCGAACATATATGCATCAGCAGGAAGATGGGACGAGGTGTCGAAATTACGGAAAGTGATTCGAGCCAAAGGCTTAAAGAAGAATCCTGGCTGCAGCTGGtttgaaggaaagaaaggggACATTCACGAATTCTTTGCGGATGATGCAACCCATCAACGATCAAGTGAGATTAGACAAGCCTTGAGGCAACTCCTTGAGAGATTAAGAGCCCATGGATACAAGCCAAACTTGAGCTCTGTGCCTTATGACTTGACCGATGACGAAAAGGAACGAATACTGATGAGTCATAGTGAGAAGCTGGCGTTGGCATACGGGCTGTTATGTACTGAGGCAGGGGAAACCATTACGATCATGAAAAACCTTAGGATATGCGAGGATTGCCACAATGTCATGTGTGCTGCATCTGAAATCACTGGAAGGGAGATCATTATAAGGGATAACATGAGATTTCATCACTTCCACAATGGGACTTGTTCTTGTGGTAACTTTTGGTGA
- the LOC111810714 gene encoding mitogen-activated protein kinase 7-like, with protein MATFVEPPNGIRSLGKHYYTMWQTLFEIDIKYVPIKPIGRGAYGVVCSSINRETNEKVAIKKIHNVFENRTDAMRTLRELKLLRHIRHDNVIALKDVMMPIHRKNFKDVYLVYELMDTDLHQIIKSSQPLSNDHCKYFVLQLLCGLQYLHSANILHRDLKPGNLLVNANCDLKICDFGLARTSMGHDQFMTEYVVTRWYRAPELLLCCDNYGTSIDVWSVGCIFAEILGRQPIFPGTECFNQLNLIMNILGSPKEADIKFIDNAKARKYIKGMPFSRGINLSHLYPHAEPLALDLLQKMLVFDPTKRITVDEALQHPYMSGLYDPKFNPPANVPLTLDIEDSLEENKIREMMLNEMLYYHPEAAYS; from the exons ATGGCTACGTTCGTGGAGCCACCGAACGGAATCAGGTCATTGGGGAAGCATTATTACACAATGTGGCAAACTCTGtttgaaattgatattaaGTATGTCCCAATCAAACCGATTGGGCGAGGAGCTTATGGTGTGGTGTGTTCTTCGATCAACCGAGAGACCAATGAAAAAGTGGCGATCAAGAAGATTCATAATGTGTTTGAGAATCGCACGGACGCCATGAGAACGCTGAGGGAGCTTAAGCTTCTGAGACATATTAGGCACGACAACGTTATTGCTTTGAAGGATGTAATGATGCCGATCCATAGAAAAAACTTTAAGGATGTGTATTTGGTTTATGAGCTCATGGATACGGATCTTCATCAGATTATCAAGTCTTCTCAGCCCCTTTCCAATGATCATTGCAAGTATTTTG TATTACAGTTGCTTTGCGGGTTGCAATATCTTCATTCAGCGAATATTCTTCACCGGGATTTGAAGCCCGGGAACCTCCTCGTCAATGCTAACTGTGATCTGAAGATATGCGATTTTGGGTTGGCACGAACTAGCATGGGTCATGACCAGTTCATGACTGAGTATGTTGTCACTCGCTGGTATCGCGCACCAGAGCTTCTTCTCTGCTGTGACAACTATGGGACTTCTATTGATGTATGGTCGGTGGGCTGCATCTTTGCTGAGATTCTGGGTCGGCAGCCTATCTTCCCGGGGACGGAGTGCTTCAACCAACTCAACTTAATCATGAACATTCTCGGTTCTCCGAAGGAAGCTGATATCAAGTTCATCGACAATGCAAAAGCCAGAAAGTATATCAAGGGGATGCCGTTTTCAAGAGGAATAAACCTTTCACATCTATATCCACACGCCGAACCTTTAGCTCTAGACTTATTACAAAAGATGCTTGTGTTTGATCCAACTAAGAGAATTACAGTTGACGAAGCACTTCAACATCCATACATGTCGGGGCTATACGACCCAAAATTCAATCCTCCAGCCAATGTTCCCCTCACTCTCGACATCGAAGATTCACTCGAGGAGAACAAAATCAGGGAAATGATGTTGAACGAGATGCTCTATTACCATCCCGAAGCAGCATATTCTTGA